Genomic segment of Salvia hispanica cultivar TCC Black 2014 chromosome 2, UniMelb_Shisp_WGS_1.0, whole genome shotgun sequence:
ggacactttgacccgacacggattttaagaaacttaatggaaagtgagttgaaaaagttaatgggatatgggtcctacttttaaagtattagttttataataaaatgtgagtatgaatgagttagtggaatatggggtccactaccaaaaatggtaaaagtgaagtgggacaaattatgtgggacggctcgaaatggaatactaagtcgaattatctgggacggagggagtaattaataaggGTCGtccatttatttgtttgtcgCTGCCTTTACCATAGGAAAATGGGGTCAGctcaaaacaaaagaaaacaacaaaaggAACACGAAAAGAAATAATGCGATGCGGCATGATAAAATATTGTGGGTGACGTGTCCCACATATACAGAGGAGCAATCTAATAAATCGATGATAGCCATGGAATGTGGAGGTGGAAGATTCGAGATAGATTATGAACAGAAGAGGCAGCAAATGAGACGCCATATCTGATATCACCATTTTttgatggtgatggtgatcAAGGACAGGACAGTTCTAGACCACCGTACAATAATGGAGTATCAaccttttattatttccacCTTTTTaacaacataaattattatgcTTTTAACCCAAGGTGTTGGATTCATAGTCCGGTTAATGCAATTGGACCGGGTCGTCAAggattatttaattctaaaataattaaataatttataattgatcTATGCTAAGAGTAGATGATTCATGATTGTGGTACATTCACTTTCTCTAAACCGATTCCcagtgagtgagaaataatataatactcacGATATATGgagatatgtaattaattaattaatctcattTTAGACACGTAGACAAAACAATGTGGCAAATGAGCATACTGAGAAAGCTTCGTAGAATTCCATTCGTACACATTGATCAGGTAGTCTAGATACATTTATGGAATGAACAACTACGTGAGAGTTGTCTTGATACATCCATCCAAGTTCATGTTCCATGATTGACGTTTGTAAAATCTATAACGTTTTGTAACCGCCGGCCGTTACAAATTAGTCTTAAAAGCAAAACTGACTCCATATCCTCCACATTGGCTATAAATAGTGACGCATACTCTTGCATTTTCTACCCCAAGACATTTCAAGATACACTTGAAAATACTACACTCAAAGCATTCTCTGCATTCATAAGCTCCCTCTCTCTTTGTACATTGTTCTTCTGTCAAAGCTCAGCCCTCACCTCCATCTAGTTCGTTGGAACTCTGCTgatagcggtgctgcttcaTCAGAGATGAAAGCCGTTTTATTTTGGGGGACGACACGCCAATCCGAGAGCACTATTCGGGCGTACCTCGTCTTGCGGaagaggcctcctcgactcgATTTATTTCCACTTTTACGgtttactatttcattttggttattgtaactagtatcacacctGTGCGATGCACAGattaagatattttaaaataataattttagataataaattaattaaacttggataattaataattaattataaaaaattgagagCTTTGATTCACAATTCATGAATTGGgataatttaatataacatcattttattaagTTACGAGAAGAATAAACTGAATTCCACATATcatactatttaaaaaaatattactcctatattaaaatcaatcaaaactaTTAACATCTCACGAACTAATTTCTGtagaaaattttttataattgtgaataaatcaattttaaatcaatatcagacaaattcaaatcattgtattactattttgataatattcAACACAATTGgaaactattaatttaaaaaattgacatacaataaataataataaaaatatcagaCTAATTCAAATCATTGTATTACTCATGTAGGGTTTATACTTTgtagggagtattattttagagtttattatttagatttaatttgagtagtactatttattggattttataatagtataaaattgtaaaataattttttataattaagtaactatatttatatattaattttcctTCTATTTATGTTAAAGTTGGAATTGTGCTAGAGAGTTTAATTTGCCTTCTATTTtggttaaaattaaattttattcatttattgcAATTCTTCTCCTTCGAATTAATTTACAAGCTAAACGAcaacacaaataattaatctcttcaattttcatcCTATATTTACTcgattaaaaattttaatattatattttaattagtcttcaatttaatattttaattagtctccaattaattaaataatactactaaatttatagaataaattatggaatttgatgaaattataaatacttaaaatGAATCTAAACTTATAAAGTTCGTATGAATTCTTAAGAACAAAGTACTAAACTAAGAGGTGATTATTTGgtaatccaaaatttttttatcttgacTTCTCAAATAAGTTTTTAAACTTTTGTAatctaatttattcatatgtttaaattactttcacttaattgtttatttcgataaaatgtttttaaaaattgttgattagtactataatttaatgacatgaatttattttaagttttattatgtttaaaaagaaaaatattaaaatcaataatacttataaaataataaattatacgaTGTTTTAAGAAGATTGATAAAACCttgatcaaaataataataggttgcacattccactcacttttttcttttacttttcttcacaaagtcaaacattttcttaaaatccgtgccgagtcaaaatgactctttaaatggtggatggagggagtagtttataatcttattaatactatttttaattaattcatattcttaaaagaataattttgttttattttcactatattcattattttaatctattaaaCTGTAAATATATCTTCATTATTCGAAAATCTTTTGTCTCGTGCATAGCACAAGTGGTAACATTAATTCTCATATAAGGTTGAGTTTTATATGTTCCATGATGAAACAGCAAAGAATAGATCTGGCATTTTTTGATGTTGAATATTTCTATAACAGAGCATTTGAGAAATTGTGCAAGGATATGTTCCTTATAATAAGTATACAAGTAACTATCCTAACTAGGTCTTTTTGTACATGTTGTCATTACCATAGAACATATCCTTGCACAATTAGGGTGACCTCTAGCTCTAACACTATTTCCAGAAAGGGAGTGAACAAAACCACAGCTTCTTGATCAATGACAATACCACTGAAAAACTGgggaatatatatataccactGGGGCGTATGGTAATGGAAATCCCTATTTGGTTGTAGGTTATTcaagaaaacagaaaaagagTAGGGCATTCAATTTAGAAATCAACAGAAAACCACAACCCAGTTGAATGGTATACTGATAGGATTTAGGTTCCCTATCGACTCCCCCACCGTTGAAAaccaccttgtcctcaaggtggaagTCAGGAAAATAATCTTCCATCTCGTTGTCTTTGTTTAGatcttcaaataaaattgtatcgCTTGTGTCCTCAACGAATGATGGAGAAACTGTCTTCAGACATGAGATCTCTTTAGCGATTTCAGTGACAACATAACCAATGATGACAACATTGAGTTTTGGGCTATGAAATTGTGGAGGACATTTGGTTTCCACCAAAGCCATTGCCTCATCCAACGCTTGAGGCGATTCGTCGTCATCTTTTTCCGTCTCGTCGATGACGGGATCAGACttgacatttgttgttgacacaTCGTCATTTTTTGCAATAGTCTCGACGACAGAATCAGATGTGGCCTCCTTTTTGCTAAATATGCAACTGCCTCcgaaattttatttagaagATTATTCGTCTCGGCGAAGTAAATGGCATGCCCATCAAAGTTATGATAAACAACATCCAAAAATTCTTGTCATGAGCAATTAGGATTCGAGCGTCGATACTCGTTGGACCGTACAGATGCTGGATGGTCAAAAAATAACCTAACAAAAAACAAACGATCAGTATCAGAAAACAAATGATAGTCAAAATGCTCATAAACATCCAAAATCCATCTCACGGGGTTAACACCAGAAAATCGAGGAGGAGAGTCTAAGGGAGAGTTTGACAGCAAGACGGACATGGTGGTAGAAATCAATAGGAGGATGAAAACctaatgaaagcaccaatttcATAGGATTATAGGGACctgatattctattttatgcCGGAAGGGAGCTGATATTCTCTccgtatatttatttagtttatttatgttttagtattatttagtttctataattttatttactttcccTGTtagttaggatttgatttgcttttgatttACTTCCTTAGTTTATAGGAGATCTTTTTGTaccacacatattataaatatgtatggagtcttttattattatcaagcagaatgaattaaattaatatttatcattctCTCCTACGGTTCTCCCTCTTGGAGAAATCGATTACTCTCCAATCTCTCTCATTTCACGCCTAGTTCTCTCAGATAACTCCTTTGATAGGTAATCAAgcaagataattaaaataactcTTTTGATAGGATTTAGAATTCTAAATCCTAAACCTATCTTGGTAATAAgcaagataattaaaataaaatattacaaaagatatggaaaatcactaaagataaataactaaaataagagatatgTTATAATCAAGAAAGGAATATTGAGGATGATCTTCGGCGAGATTTGCTAATCGAGGAATAATCAAGAAAGGAATATTGAGGATGATTTTCGGCGAGATTTGCTAGATGGAGGACTCTATCATATACTCATCCTAACCAAGCAGCTATGGCTAAAAGGTGCATACTAGATTCTATCATATCTTATGTTAAAGAATGTTTAGCCATTGGAAGGCTCTTTCCCTAGTAGTACTTTATGCCCTAGAATTTCATTGGTCTGCTGaaattttcttcaatcttgTACTTATGGTTcgatactccctctgtccagcAATTAGTAGCCCACACGAATTGGGCATTTGGAataagaaagttgtgtttatGATAGTAAACCACTAAAGCTGACAAACTTTTTGTTTGTCAAAAGTTTCATTTGCGAGAATAGGTCACCTATAGACCATAGGACGATCCAATAAAGTACACAGGCGGTTTATTATGGGGAGATGAAGGGAGTGTTAAGTTTTGTTAGCTAGAATTacacaaaattatactcctccATCTGCCGACTACTATTATAAGGCCACATTTGACTAaccacgggttttaagaaatataataaaaagtgggtgaaaaaaaaaagattagtggaaggtgaatcttacttttatatattaattttataatgaaatgtaatTGTGATAAAGTTAATGTAATGTGAGGTCCATTACCGAAAATAGTAAAAGGTAAATTGGACTTGTATTGgtggatggatgaaaatgacaaaatgaaacatttattgatagacggaaggagtagtaatatttgaaaatcatGATACGTAGATTATTTACAATCTATCAAAACGAGATATGTGTCCAATAGAATGTTTGATTAGTGAGCAAGAAGGGTGTAGTGCTAACGTAGATGCAAAAATAACATCAAAGATCCAGAATTTGACTTAAATAACTttatatgtactccctccttcTGACTTTAGTATTCTcggttttctattttagtttgttccacatTAAGAGTCTCAGTTAGAACattccataaatagtaaatgcCCCacattttactcacattttaccGTACTAAAAACTAAGTATATAAAAAGgagactcatattctattaaatattttaatttttttattttggttcatCCCATATTAATTATCACATTGCATTTgtactatttttagtagtggaccatatatttcattaacttattttactcacatttaattataaagaatataaaataagactCATATatcactaattttattaactcactttttattaaatttcttaaaagtcAAGTCAGATCAAAGTGAATAGTACTTATTAGAGGATGAAGGATTAATATCTATCTAAGATAACCTATCATGTTTATATACTCGGTTATTATTTTGGCGAATTTAATTCGTGCGGCGGTAATGAAGTGATATCTTATTAGGCTGCCAAAGGAGTCCTTAATCTACACGCCTACGCCTACCTTGAGAcatttcatttgatcacgaaatttatgaaaatgatatttaaaaaattatataaaaaaatataaattgaagaacaaaaataaaatgaaattgtgttatattttaaaaaaataaaataactcacttttaaaaaaaattattctctcggtcaacaaaaaatagtctcgtAGAcaatacgagttttaatgaaaaatttggtaaagtaagagagaaggagaaaaagtaaacaaagtaaaagagatatagagaaaagtatataaagtaagagagatttagagcatctccaacaagGATGGGTAATTAAAAGAGGTATATCATTACCtcttcaaaaagtgaaatatacccttccaaaaaaaaaacatactctaaagaaaaaaggtatatagaaattttgtaaacataaaataatcttacaagatacattaaaaacataaagtgtGATACCTTTTCAAATAcgttttctctttttttcatgaaaataagacaaatataatagttataaaattttacctctccattgatggagaggtaaagatacctcttcaaaatggaaaaaaagaataatacctctccatttacctCTTTCTTTGGAGAATGAATTTTCATGAAAGAAAGttaaatatgatagttatataactttacattttcttcttggagatgctcttagaggaaaagtagataaagtacgagagagtttttttatttataaaaatatggttACTTTTtgatgagactattttttcatGGAGTGAGTATTATAAATTGATCATATAGAATTGTTTAATGCACCCTATCCCTTATAtagtcaaattaaataatcaaactaAATTTTTACTCTGCAGTCAGTCAATAAAAGGACAAACGCAAGTggagaaaaggaaataaaagtAACCAGAAATTATTCTGTTGGCTTTACCAACTCTCAGAAGTCAGAAGTTCAATTAATTCCGATGCATGCGGCCATGGCGGTTACATCTCCCTCCGCTCCCTATGCTTACAACTGTAGGCTCCACCAAACCCTAGAGGCCTCCTGCTCTTCttccgcctccgcctccgcctccgcccccaccctctccctctcccgaTGCACTCTTTCACCTAAGGTTCAGTTATTCTTTCGATCCCTAGACTGTATTTATTATTGCGTtgcatattttgatttttttgggggggggaTTGTGGTTTTATCGTGGCTTTTCTGCAGGTCTCGAGCTTCTTCGGCGCTCGGATTTCGGTTTCCGGTGGACTCGATCAGGCGCTTCCATCCTCATCACATCAGCTGCGGCGTAGCTCGCACTCAAATCCTCGGCCAGGTGAGCCTAGGGTTCGTATTTGTTGTCTAATTTGTATGGAAGCGTTTGGTAAATTATTGTGAATTTGTACAATAGGATGAACTGATTGAGGCATTGAGCTGGTGTCCTCTAGTGCATTGCAGGATGTGTTAAAATGAAACTAATCGAGTCCTAAATAGTTACTcctactatttatttaattatcaagATGATAAAATTACTAATGATTGGCTTCAATTTGGCCTTTATCGTGAACATATATGTATTGGCAAATAAGTTTTGTTAACTATTATTGCATCATAATGTAGATAAAATTTTGCTTGGTAGATTGTTGGCCATGTTTGAATAAAACTCTTCATTTCCAAACTGCATACTTATTAGATTAACATAACGTTGCTGGTACTCGTGTCTAAATCTGGGCAATGTCTATGAAGGAATAAAGGCTGTTGCAACTCCTGATTCAGCTGTGGAATTGCCGCTCACAGCAGAAAATGTTGAGAGCGTGTTGGATGAGATCCGACCCTATCTTATTGCTGATGGGGGCAATGTTGCATTGCATGAAATTGATGGAAATGTCGTCAAACTAAAATTACAAGGAGCATGTGGATCGTGTCCTAGTTCCGTAGTGACAATGAAAATGGGCATTGAGCGTCGTCTTATGGAAAAGATCCCTGAAGTTATTGCAGTGGAATCAATACCAGATGAAGAAACAGGGCTAGAGCTGAATGAAGAGAACATAGAGAaggtaaatattgtttttaacgtttattatacttatatctttttatattgctaaattattataaactcTGTTTTAGTTCATTGAAagtgattatatttatggcTTATGTAAGGAAGAGTTAGTACAAgctaatatttatattttgaaatatgtatcAAGTCTCCCTAgccttatttttcattttctaactTTATATTGTAGTGACTCTTGTAGCCTATAAGTACACATGCAGTGATTGATCCTTCATTAAGATCATGTCATTTTAGTATTCCCTTGTATGATTAGAAGTTAAAACTTCAGAGGAATTcatattgaatttgaattcccTATTAGTCAGGGGAGTGGCTCCTTGACTTGTCATCTGTCCATAGCCAGATTTTTACACTTCATGTTTCCATATCCCCAATGGCCAGTTGCTTAATATATAGTACAACGCAACCTTATTAACCATATGTTACTTTTTAAAAGGAACTAAGCAATGTATTTACaacttacattattttttagaaagCTCCTTCCCCAGTGCCtctattattctatttctataaattatcAGAATGAGTTTACTGCCTCCAACCTTAAATTTGTACTCAATATCCGATGGTTGTTCATCATTAGGAAAATGCTAGGTAAATTTCTGCTCAATCCCTCACTCTTACTGCATTTAATTCATCCTGCTTTATCTGCCACATAGTCTTGAGCAGTAAGattttttatctattcatTCTCATTTTTGCGTTTCATGAAAAATACCAATTGAAGGGGAGAGTTTCTTCAAACAACAAGGGCTGAATGTGTGCGTTACGTGAAATTACATTTATAGTTCCTACTTAACTATTCCACCCCTGCTACCTCTATACTACTAAGAATGCTTCCTCTTTGTTCTCAACCAATAACTTTCACTCATCGAATTAGCATCTGGACTAACGTGAGCTTCAAATTATTTAGATTGACCATATCAAGTGAAGTTGCAAAATTGGCCTAAAATCAATCACCCTTTTTCATATACTGTATGAAAGAACCCTTATTTTTCCACCTACGCATCACTTTCCCTGCGAGAAAGGTTTGTCTGGGTTGGACATTAAACCAAGGGAAAATATAATGCTGGAGAGCTTGAGCCTTCTGTCAGAGAAGAGAAAAACACTTTGAAAGACcaatatatatcattaaaCAATGAAAAGGATGGGGAAGATGCAGGATATATTGGTCTTGATGTTTCATGGACTATGTCGAGGATCTCAACGAACAATATATCACTTGATAACAATGCCTCGTTAAGGGTTCTGCCTGAAAAGGTCCAACACAATCCCCAGCTACAAACGTAAGATGCAAGGTTTCAGCTGAAAACCATTTAAATATTGTGTCAGTTGGTTTCGGCCTGTAAGCCCTGTACTATCCAGGTCAACTAACTCAGGTCTCACATAGGTGaacatttcaaataattatattggTGCTTAATGAAATTAAGAAGTCATTCTATATATTGCAATCTGATCTCTGAAGATGTTCTAGTCTTTGTTGGGCTTAACTggtgatttatatatttttctgcAGCATAGGTAGATTGTTCGATTGTTATGTGCTAGAATTTTGGAAGGTAGATGCCATCCTGTATCCCTGGCGGTGGAATaccaatttataaaattttgaaatatggaTGATTTTCTCTAGGATTTGCTGTAGTGCTTGTTCCAATGAGTTAAGGAAGGGTGTTATTCTTTGACTACAAGATTCATTACTTGGTTTACTTTTAATAGCATTAAAATATGAAGCATATCAATGTTCTGCTGGCTTCGCACCAAGAGTTTTGGATTTATGTAATCAAGGATAGCATGACTGTACATTTGATGTATTTTAAACTTTGTTATTCAAAATGACTAATTTAGGTAACTTCTCCTTTAGGTGCTTGAAGAAATAAGACCTTATCTCATTGGAGCTGCTGGTGGGGATTTGGAACTAGTAGAAATTGAGGAGCCAATAGTTAAGGTGCGAATATCGGGTCCTGCAGCTGGTGTAATGACTGTTCGAGTTGCTGTGACCCAGAAACTTAGAGAAAAGATTCCATCCATTGCAGCGGTTCAGCTTCTGTCATAGATGCATCTCAAATATCAATCTTGCAATGAGTGATACTTAATTATGCAAAATGATTCTAGGGCAGATTACGAAGCTGCAGGAGGTGCGTGTGTCAACAGATATGCTGATTACATGTACATTGTAGCATTAAGAAACATGTGCTCTATTATATTATGCGCGGCAATCTTATCACTTGTTCCTCTAACACAGtatgttataaataaaatagaattctTTTTGTCATCGACTTCCTCCATATGGAGTGTATGTATATTGAAACGACCCTGACTCAATATTCTTGTAGTTGGAAAAGAGCTCTAGTGTTTTACAAAGGTCAAATACAAGTCATAACAAATTATGGAAGTAACAAAGACAATGTCAGTAGAATCTAAATCACCTCTGTTCTCAGTATAGATATACCAAGCAATCATTAAGATTTTACAAGTCATAAATAAGAATGGGCTGTTGATGGCGATCTCAGCCAGATTAAAGACTGTAGAGTTATCGACAGGAACCAACAGCAAAGCCAACAACTACCAAATGCATGAGTATAAGATAGTGTAGATTGTTGCTCACCATCCTCAGCTGCTGAACGGATTTGTAAAGGGCCTTCTTTGGCACGCAAATAACTATAGCAAAATAGTAGGTCCCTGCATAGAGAAGAGACATGAAACCAAGTAAGAAGCTTCCATATGGATAAAAAAGTGTGCTATAGCATTAAGTGCACAGGACAAGCAAGTCGGACCTCCAACCCAGATAACGATGGTTGGCTTAAAACTCGCTCCTCAGCACTGCTTCCACGCATGATGGTTGTTACCTGTAATGGTACCAGTTAATAACAAGAATATCATGCAACAAGTATGTGAACATCAAGAAATAAATGGCTTGTACTGTGAACTGACCAACAGCCTTTAAATGTGCTTCCAGTCTTTCCAGCATTTCGCGAGTAATATCTACAATGACTTTCTGCTGGCGACAAGGACGGCCTGAAATGATAAACCTATGTCAAGGGCATTACTGGTCCCAAAATAGTGCATATAGAGTTTTGCAGGCCTTACAGATTATCACAAACAATATAAAGCAGTTACCTGACTTTCCAAGATGACAATTTCTTTGGGGCGTTGAAACCAAACTTGTAAATTTGAAATCTGTCATACTATGAAATAGACAAACTTagttacattataaaataatgatcaaTCATGGATTACACAACACTAGTATTTATGCCTTGAGAAGGTCGAGAGTGTGAGTAGCCATTCGGCAGTCCGAGGCGCACTTACTTCACTTCTGAGTGAGCAGCATGAGACGGAGAATTTCATTGGTGCAAGAGGATGAATTTCCAGCAAATATTCAAGCTATAATAAAAACTGTCACAAAT
This window contains:
- the LOC125203568 gene encoding nifU-like protein 2, chloroplastic, which codes for MHAAMAVTSPSAPYAYNCRLHQTLEASCSSSASASASAPTLSLSRCTLSPKVSSFFGARISVSGGLDQALPSSSHQLRRSSHSNPRPGIKAVATPDSAVELPLTAENVESVLDEIRPYLIADGGNVALHEIDGNVVKLKLQGACGSCPSSVVTMKMGIERRLMEKIPEVIAVESIPDEETGLELNEENIEKVLEEIRPYLIGAAGGDLELVEIEEPIVKVRISGPAAGVMTVRVAVTQKLREKIPSIAAVQLLS